One genomic region from Chthonomonas calidirosea T49 encodes:
- a CDS encoding Sec-independent protein translocase subunit TatA/TatB has translation MLAFLDSPVQLIAVAVVLLIVFGPNKLPEILGQLGKAMREFRRYTSELSNTLNTSYYDSSYQPTRYDSYGNPIADQQNTNNGYSNSSYRPPYDGVNMYTAYSNVNEGPKGDAAAPALAPTEEENGSQGITEGTLGTAFQESPPVAIRPAEGTVPRKE, from the coding sequence ATGCTTGCATTTCTAGATAGTCCGGTACAGCTCATCGCTGTTGCGGTTGTGCTGCTGATCGTTTTCGGGCCAAACAAGTTGCCGGAAATATTGGGGCAGCTCGGAAAGGCCATGCGGGAGTTTCGACGCTATACCTCCGAGCTCAGCAATACATTGAACACAAGCTACTACGACAGCTCTTACCAACCAACACGGTACGATAGCTACGGCAACCCCATTGCAGATCAGCAGAATACTAACAATGGCTATTCTAATTCCTCGTATCGGCCACCGTACGACGGAGTGAACATGTATACGGCCTACAGCAACGTAAACGAGGGGCCAAAGGGTGACGCCGCCGCGCCCGCACTGGCCCCGACCGAAGAGGAGAACGGCTCTCAAGGGATCACGGAAGGCACCCTAGGTACCGCGTTTCAGGAGAGTCCTCCCGTTGCGATTCGGCCGGCGGAAGGAACGGTTCCACGCAAGGAGTAG
- the tatA gene encoding twin-arginine translocase TatA/TatE family subunit encodes MIANIFTNDWGWLVVLVVLLVLFGGSRIPELMRNLGRGKREFEKGLRGEDEDDELRREREREAEIRRRVEEEMRREGR; translated from the coding sequence ATGATTGCTAATATTTTCACAAACGACTGGGGATGGCTTGTCGTCCTCGTGGTTCTTTTAGTGCTCTTTGGAGGCTCCCGCATCCCAGAGCTGATGCGGAACCTGGGCAGAGGCAAGCGCGAGTTCGAGAAGGGCCTGCGCGGTGAAGACGAGGACGATGAGCTGCGTCGAGAGCGCGAGCGCGAAGCGGAGATCCGACGCCGTGTTGAAGAGGAGATGAGACGAGAAGGGCGTTAA
- the secG gene encoding preprotein translocase subunit SecG, translated as MKIIHGLLGVLIFLLSVALIYVITIQESKIDGLQGQIGSASVSTFKGKAGKEELLNSITARLAAVLCVCLLLYAILGS; from the coding sequence ATGAAGATCATACATGGTTTGTTGGGCGTGCTTATCTTTTTGCTTTCTGTTGCTCTCATCTACGTCATCACCATTCAGGAGAGCAAAATTGACGGGCTGCAGGGGCAAATCGGATCGGCCTCTGTCTCGACCTTCAAAGGGAAAGCGGGCAAAGAGGAGTTACTGAACTCGATAACAGCGCGACTGGCAGCGGTCTTATGCGTCTGCCTGCTGTTGTATGCCATACTCGGAAGCTAG